A stretch of DNA from Leptolyngbya subtilissima AS-A7:
TCCCGATTGGCGTGGGAGCGGGCATTTTTCTCGAAGAGTTTGTGCCCGACAGCTGGCTGGCTCGGGCAATCGAAATCAACATTTCCAACCTGGCTGGCGTGCCCTCGATCATCTACGGGTTGCTGGGTCTCCAGGTTTTTGTGCGCATTCTATTTCCAATTACCCAAGGCCGCACGGTTTTAGCAGGGGCGCTGACCCTGGCCCTGCTGGTGCTGCCCATCGTAATTATTGCGACTCGCGAAGCTCTGAGAGCCATTCCAGGAAGTTTGCGGCAGGCGGGCTTTGCCCTGGGTGCTACCCGCTGGCAGGTGATTCGATCGCACATTTTCCCCCTAGCGCTGCCGGGTATTTTGACCGGGGTGATTTTGGCTCTGTCTCGGGCGATCGGCGAAACCGCTCCTCTAATCACCATCGGGGCCCTCACTTATATTCCCTTCTTGCCCGAGCTGTCTCTGCGGGGGTTACAGAGCCCGTTCACCGTATTGCCCATTCAAATTTTCAACTGGGTGTCTCGACCTCAAGCCGATTTCCATGCCTTAGCGGCAGGTGCCATCATCGTACTGATGGTAATTTTGTTACTGATGAATGCCACCGCCATCTATCTGCGGAATCGCTTTCAGAAGTAGGGTTAGCGCGAGTTTTTTAGTTGCAGCGTAAAGTAACGTCATGACTTCACAATCTGTCAGCCCAGTTGCCACTGAGGCTGCCTTGCGGGCTAAGAACGTCAGTGTGTACTACGGATCAACCCTAGCGGTACGGGATATCAACCTTGATATCTTTAAGAATGAGATCACCGCTTTTATTGGTCCATCGGGCTGTGGAAAGAGCACTCTTCTGCGCTGCTTCAACCGCACCAATGACCTCATTCGCGGAGCTCGGGTTGAGGGCAAGGCGATGTTCCATGGCACCGACCTATACGCCAAAGATATTGACCCGGTTTATGTGCGTCGCCGCATTGGCATGGTGTTTCAAAAACCCAACCCATTTACCAAGTCGATCTACGAAAATATTGCCTTTGCCGCTCGCATCAACGGCTACAAGGGCGATATGGATGAGCTTGTCGAGAACTCTCTCCGGCGGGCTGCCCTATGGGACGAGGTCAAAGACAAGCTCAAGCAAAGTGGCCTTTCTCTGTCGGGCGGCCAGCAGCAGCGCCTCTGCATTGCCCGCACGATCGCCATTGAGCCCGAAGTGATTTTGATGGATGAGCCCTGCTCCGCCCTTGACCCGATCTCGACCCTCCAGATCGAAGAGCTAATGAAGGAGCTAGAGACGCGCTATACCATCGTCATCGTTACCCACAACATGCAGCAGGCGTCGCGAATTTCCGACAAAACAGCGTTCTTTAACGCCGAGGCGACCGAGTCTGGCAACAAGGTCGGCTATCTGGTGGAATACGGGGACACCGAGAAAATTTTTAATGAGCCCAGCGAACAGGCGACCCAAGACTATGTGTCGGGTCGATTTGGTTGATTGAGACTGCTTCAGGTTGTCCTAAGCGCCTGCTGGATTGAGATTTGGAGTCCGGGTGCGTCACGAGAGACAATGACGCGCCCGGACTTTTTAGTTGCAGCTAGGTCAGGTAAGTGTATTGGCTGAGGCTGCGCTCGTAGTGCTGAATCAACAGCTGTGACTCTTCCAGGGTGATCTGGCTATCTTGCAGTGCCCGCTCCGATCGCTTGCGGATATTCTCAATCATGTCTTCGGCGTCGTACTGCACGTAGCCCAGCACCTCGGTCATGGTGTCGCCTTTAACCACCTGCTCCACCTGATAGCCCTTAGGGGTCATGTGGATGTGCACCGCATTGGTGTCGCCAAACAGATTGTGTAGGTTGCCCATAATCTCCTGGTAGGCCCCGCCCAAAAACATGCCCAGGTAGTAAGGCTGATCGGGCTTGAGCGAGTGCAGCTCCAAAACGTGCTTAACGTCGCGCAGGTCAATGAAGGTAGTAATTTTGCCGTCGCTGTCGCAGGTGAGGTCGGCCAAGGTGCCCCGACAGCTCGGCTCTTCGTCGAGCCGGTGAATGGGCAAAATCGGGAATAGCTGCTCGATCGCCCAGGTATCCGGCATCGACTGAAACACTGACAGGTTGATGTAGTAGATCGAGGCCATGCTCTGGTGCAGCTCCTCGATGTCTTCGGGAATGTAATCGGCATCGCTAACCACCGACAGCGCCTTGCGGCAGCAGGCCCAAAACAGCCGCTCGGCCCGCGCCCGCGCCGACAGACTCAGATAGCCAAAGTTGAACAGGCTAATTGCCTCTTCCTTAAACTGCACCGCGTCGTTGTAGAGCTCCTGCACGGTGTTGGGGGTGAGGTTTTGGTAGATCTCGTACAGCTCGCGCAAAATCACGTGGTCGTCGTCACCGGGCATCTCCACCTCCTCGTGGGAGGGGGCATCGCTGCTGCCTAGCACGTCAAAAACAAGCACAGATTGGTGAGACACCAGCGCCCGCCCGCTTTCGCTCACCAAGGTGGGGACAGCTATCCCTTTGATGCGGCAGGCCTCCTGCACCTCGGCCACCACGTCGTTAGCATAGTTTTGGGTGCTGTAGTTTTTAGAAGCGTAAAAGGTGGTCTTAGAGCCATCGTAGTCAACGGCTAGGCCACCGCCTACGTCTAAATAGCGCATGCCCGCGCCCAGCTCCGCCAGTTCGACATAGATGCGGCTGGCCTCCCGCAGGGCCTCTTTGACCACGCTGATGGCCGAGATCTGGGAACCAATGTGGAAGTGCAAGAGCTGGAGGCAGTCGAGCATGTTGGCATGGCGCAGGCGATCGACCACCGCCAGAATCTCTGGGACAGTCAGACCGAACTTGGCGCGATCGCCCGCCGAAATGCCCCAGCGACCGCTGCCCTTGGTGCTGAGCTTGGCCCGCAGCCCCAGCACCGGACGAATGTTGAGCCGCTGGCTGGCCTCAATGGCAATCTCCAGCTCATTCATCTGCTCGATGACGATGATTGGCTGCTGACCAAGACGCTGGCCCAGCATAGCGGTCTCGATGTAGTCCTTGTCTTTGTAGCCGTTGCAGATCAGCAGCGCGCCGGGGGTGTCGAGGGTGGCCAAGGCAATCAGCAGCTCGGGCTTGGAGCCTGCTTCTAAACCAAACTGGTAGGGCTTGCCGTAACGCACCACGTCTTCGAGCAGCTGCCGCTGCTGGTTGCATTTGACCGGGAACACGCCTCGATAGACGCCGCTGTATTTGTAGCGGGCGATCGCCTTGGCGAAGCAAGCATTAATGCGCTCAATGCGGTCTTCGAGAATATCCGAGAAGCGAATCAGCAGGGGCAGGTTGAGGTTGCGCTGCTTGATGGCTTCCACCAGCTCCAGCAGATCGAGCGAGCCACCGCGATCGCCTCTGGGCGACACCGTTAAATGTCCGTCAGCATTGATTGAGAAGTACGGTTCTCCCCAGCTGTGGATGCGGTAGAGTTCCTCGCTGTCCTCGATGGTCCAGGGGGGGGTAACGGCCTCTGAGGATTGCAGCATGTTTTCCAAGGTGGCCCGATGCAGGCGACGAGACGGCGACGGCGACAGGGGTGACGACGGCAGGGGCGGTTGCTGGGCCATATTCATAGGGGCAAGGTGCTCCGCAAGGGTAGACGGGGACAGCGGCTGAAGGGTCGATCGCCGCTGGGGCGCGACCCAAATTGTAACAAAGAGCTACACCTAAAGACGGGGCGTCGGAGGGAGGAGATGGGCGGTTTGCGATCGTCCAAAGCTGATTTTGTGTACAGACCCGGATGCTCGCCTCCACTGTCCAGAATTACAGCTGCCGCCATAGCCCCAGGCCCGCCAAACTGTGCTGCGTCCAGAGTTCTCTGTTTACCTATCCTCTTTAAGAGGATGTTTGCGTCAGCCATTGCTTTACAGCCGGTCAAACGGGCGCCTCCTCAAGCCAAGTGATAGGATAGAAAAGCACTTTCGCCCCGTCTCTCGACCCTGCCGCCGTTGCTCCTGGCCCAGGTGTGGACATTTCTCCTTGCAGAGTAGTCTCCATATGCGATTGACTAAGTGCAGCACCCTTCGCTGACCTGGCTAATTCATGCTAAAGAACCTCCTCGGTGACCCCAACGCGCGCAAGCTTAAGAAGTATCGTCCCGACGTGGTCGAGATCAACCTGCTGGAGGAAGAGATTCAGCAGCTCTCCGACGAGGCCCTAACGGCCAAAACCGCGGAGTTCAAACAGCGGATCGAAAAGGGCGAATCCTTAGACGACCTGTTGCCCGAAGCTTTCGCTGTTGTGCGCGAAGCCTCAAAACGGGTGCTGGGCATGCGCCACTTTGACGTGCAGCTGATTGGCGGCATGGTGCTCCACGATGGTCAGATTGCCGAGATGAAAACTGGGGAAGGCAAAACCCTGGTGGCAACCTTGCCTTCGTACCTCAATGCCCTTTCGGGTAAGGGGGCTCACGTAGTCACAGTGAACGACTACCTGGCCCGCCGCGACGCCGAGTGGATGGGGCAGATTCATCGTTTTTTGGGCCTCAGCGTAGGGCTAATTCAGCAGGGCATGTCGCCCGCCGAGCGTAAACTCAACTACGGCTGCGACATCACCTATGGCACAAACAGCGAGTTTGGCTTTGACTACCTGCGCGACAACATGGCCACCGCCATGGAAGACGTGGTGCAGCGGCCCTTTAACTACTGCGTTATCGACGAGGTCGACTCCATTCTGGTAGATGAGGCCCGCACGCCGCTGATTATTTCCGGCCAGGTCGATCGCCCCGGCGAGAAGTACAACCGCGCCGCCGAAATTAGCCGCGAGCTCCACGCCGAAGAGCACTACGAAGTCGATGAAAAAGCCCACAACGTGCTGCTCACTGACGAAGGCTTCATCAAAGCTGAAGAGCTGCTGGGCGTGCAAGATCTGTTCGACCCCAAAGATCCTTGGGCTCACTATATCTTCAACGCCATCAAGGCCAAGGAACTATTCGCCAAGGACGTTAAGTACATCGTCCGCAACGATGAAGTCATTATTGTGGACGAGTTTACCGGGCGAGTCATGCCCGGTCGCCGCTGGAGCGATGGCTTGCACCAAGCGATTGAAGCTAAAGAGCATGTAGAAATTCAGCCGGAAACCCAAACCCTGGCCAGCATTACCTACCAGAACTTCTTTTTGCTCTATCCCAAGCTGTCGGGCATGACCGGCACCGCCAAGACCGAAGAAGCCGAATTTGAGCGCATCTACAAGCTTGAAGTCACTATCATCCCCACCAACCGCATCGCCGCTCGCCGTGACCTCTCCGATGTGGTCTACAAAAACGAAGAGGCCAAGTGGAAGGCCGTGGCCGAAGAGTGCGCCGAGATGCACGAGGCGGGACGCCCAGTGCTGGTGGGCACCACTAGCGTAGAAAAATCGGAGGTGCTGTCGACGCTGCTCAACGAGCGCGGCGTGCCCCACAACTTGCTTAATGCCAAACCCGAGAACGTAGAGCGCGAGTCGGAGATTGTCGCTCAGGCCGGGCGCAGCGGCGCGGTCACCATTGCCACCAACATGGCGGGGCGCGGCACCGACATTATCCTCGGCGGTAACGCCGACTATATGGCCCGACTCAAGGTGCGCGAGTACCTGATGCCCCGCATCGTCAAGCCTGAGGACGAAGATGAGTTTTCGGTGACGGCGGTGCCGGGCACTAAGGGCCGCGCCCCGGCCCAGGGCTTTGCCCCCGGCAAAAAGGTCAAAACCTGGAAGGCCTCGCCCGACATCTTCCCCATTGAGCTATCGGCGGACACTATCAATGAGCTGAAGGCCACCGTCGACTTCGCCGTCACCACCTACGGCGATCGCAGCCTGACCGAGCTGCAGGCCGAAGACAAGCTGGCCGTCGCTGCCGAAAAAGCCCCCACCGATGACCCCGTCATTCAAAAGCTGCGCGATGTATACAATCGCATTCGCCACGAGTACGAAGCGCTAACTAGTGCTGAGCACGAGCTAGTGATTCAACGGGGCGGCCTGCACGTGATTGGCACCGAGCGCCACGAGTCGCGCCGCATTGACAACCAGCTGCGGGGTAGAGCGGGCCGCCAGGGCGACCCCGGCTCCACCAAGTTTTTCTTGAGCCTGCAAGACAACCTGCTGCGGATTTTTGGCGGCGATCGCGTCGCCGGTCTGATGAACGCCTTCCGGGTCGAAGAAGATATGCCGATTGAGTCGGGCATGCTGACGCGATCGCTGGAAGGGGCCCAAAAGAAAGTCGAAACCTACTACTACGACATCCGCAAGCAGGTGTTTGAGTACGACGAGGTGATGAACAACCAGCGCCGCGCCATCTATGCTGAGCGCCGCCGCGTACTCGAAGGCAACGAACTCAAAGAAATGGTGATCGGCTACGCCGAGCAAACCATGGATGACATCGTCAACGCCTACATCAACCCCGAGCTGCCTCCCGAAGAGTGGAAGCTGCCGGAAATGGTGGGTAAAGTGAAGGAGTTTGTCTACCTGCTCTCTGACCTCACCCCTGAGCAGCTTGAAGACCTCTCTGTGGGCGAAATCCGCACCTTCCTCCACGAGCAGGCCCGCATTGCCTACGACATCAAGGAGGCCCAGGTTGACCAGGTCAAGCCAGGACTGATGCGCGAGGCCGAGCGCTTCTTCATCCTTCAGCAGATCGATAGCCTTTGGCGCGACCATCTGCAGCAGATGGATGCCCTGCGGGAAACTGTGGGCCTGCGAGGCTATGGCCAAAAAGACCCGCTGATCGAGTACAAGAGCGAGGGCTACGAGGTCTTCCTCGACATGATGACGGGCATTCGCCGCAACGTGGTCTATACCCTCTTCCAGTTCCAGCCCCAGCCCCAGCCCCAGGTGAAGGCATCGCAGCAGGTGGGGTAGAGTCGGAGAGGCGCGATCGCCCTACACCACCCTTGCTTTGCTGATAGCAACCGCATTGGGCTAGATTTAGCCCAATGCGTTCTTTTGGGGCGGCATGCCTGGAGCGCGTCGGCCCCAGGGCTTAAGCACCGAGATGCCAATAATAATCAATAGGCAGATCGCCTGCACCAGCGTGCCGATCAAAACGCCTCTAGCCTCAAAGGCATAGGTGGGGTTGGTCATAGCTTGCAACCCTTCCACAGAGGCAATTTGCTCAGCACCACTGCCCCAGGGAAACAGCCAGAAGGTGCCGAATACCACTAGCCCGGTTGTCAAAATCCACTTGGTGATTACCCAGTAAAACTTGGTGAAGCCGTAGTTGGTACCCCAGCAAAGCGCTGTGGCAGTGAGCACTGAGCCAATGGCGGCAGGAATCACTATATAGTCATCAAGCAGATTAATGGCAGAGTTGAGTGCATAAAGCGCATCCCCTTTATCAGAGGCGGTACTTCGCAGCGAGATCAAAAACATACTCAGTACGGCGCCAGTCCAGAGAGCTGCAAAGGCGATGTGAGCCGAAACCAGCCAGCTTTTTTGTTTGAGGCTGAGTTTTGCCATAGCTTTCTCCCAAATACTCTAAATTTGACCAAAAGCTCTTGACTGACTCAAAAAGTGTCAGCCAAATTTACTTAACATACTAATAGTCAATATATTAAGTAATCTCGATGGGGTCAACAGGAGGGCGATTATTGCTTAGGTGAGGTTATGAATGATTTGCTCCAGCAACTGCGTAACGGCAGCCTGATCGGCTTCCGAGACCCCAGTGGTGGCACGCTGAATAGTCTCTGCGCCGACGGCGGGCAATATGTCCATCAGCTTCCTGCCCTCGTCAGTGAGCCAAATGCGAATGATACGGCGATCGCTAGGGTCGCGCTCGCGATACACCAGATGTCGATCTTCCATGCGATCGACAACCCCAGTGAGGGTGGCCCCAAGCTGCTTGAGTTTGTCGGCAATGCCCGAGGTTGATAGGCCATCTTCTTCCCACAGGCAGCACAACACCAGATAGTGAAAGGGGGTGAGGCCGTAGGGTTCTAGCCGCTCCAAAAAATCGCGATACATGAGCTGGGACACCAGCTTGACCTTGTACCCCAGGTTGTAGGGAGCTAGGGCGAAGCGCCACTGGTTGAGGAAATCGGCATTGGGGGAGGAACTGAACATGTAGGCGAAGCTGCGATCGCTCTAGCTTAAACTGCAAATTCGCAAAAAACCCCTGGGGGAGTTAATCCCAGGGGCTGGAGCTTAATGACGATAACTATGGCTAAATAGCAGGGTGCCTAGTAGGCCAGACCCATGCTACGGGTGGTTTCAGCACCCAGATAAACTCGAATGCTCAGAAAATCGGTGGGGCAGGCGGTTTCACAACGCTTGCAGCCCACGCAGTCTTCGGTGCGGGGAGAGGAGGCAATTTGCCCGGCCTTGCAGCCATCCCAGGGCACCATTTCTAGAACGTCAGTGGGGCAGGCGCGCACGCACTGGGTGCAGCCAATACAGGTATCGTAAATTTTGACAGAATGGGACATTGAAACAAAACTCCAATGTGGGTCACGACTGGGTTTGACAGCTTTAAGGAGGCCCTCAAAGGTTGGTCAAAACGGTCTATGCAGTAAGGGTTTCCTAATCTTTGACCAGTCTATAGCGAGAGATTTCAGCTCTTATCGCCACCCCCCGCAAACCTTAACGGATCGTAATATGGGCAAGGGTTGTGGCTCACAGATGATGGGCTGTCAGGATCCCTAGTGCCGTAGCCTAATTTTCTAGGGTTGTGGCTGGCGCTTGGTATAGCCGTTGCCAAAATGACTAGAGTCCAAGCACAAGGACACCGCTTTAAACTGCGGTCAGGTTTCTACTGATCCCAAAGCAAGCGCCACAGCGGCCTCGGCGTGGATGCGGGTAGTGGGAAAGAGGGGCACCGTCGCCATGGCATCGCCAACCAGCAGCTCTAGCTCCGTACAGCCCAGTATCACGCCTTCGGCCCCAGCGTGGACCAGTTGCTCACAGAGCGCCAACACGGTCTCACGGGAGGTAGGCGTGAACTGTCCTTGGCATAGCTCGTCGTAAATGATCTGGTGGACGGCCTCGCGCCCGGCGGCATCGGGCACCAGCACATCTAAATGGTGGCTGGAGAGGCGATCGCGATAAAAGTCTTGCTCCATGGTGAACCGGGTGCCGAGCAGGCCAATGCGTTGCAGGCTCTGGGCTTTAACACAGGCGGCGGTCACGTCGGCAATGTGCAGCAAGGGAATGGAAATACGGGCCTCGATCGCATCGGCCACCCGATGCATGGTGTTGGTGCAGATCAGCACCATACTAGCTCCAGCCATTTGCAGCTTTTGGGCGGCTTCCACCAAAATGCTTGAGATCTCCGCCCAATCACCCTGGTGCTGAAGGGTGACCAGATCGGCGAAATCGACCGAGAACATAATGATCTTGGCGGAGTGTAGCCCCCCGCACTGCACCTGCGTAGCTCGGTTGAGAAGGCGGTAGTACTCTAGAGTTGACTCCCAGCTCATGCCGCCGATCAGGCCAATGGTTTTCATCGGAGGGGTTGGCATGGAGTTACCGAGGAGAGGTTGTGCCCAGGGTTATATCATCTTTCTGGTACCTTCTTAGGCACCCTTCCGGAGCGATCAGTTAAGGTTGCGTAAACCTGCAAAAGCCTGGCAGAGTTAAACGGATAGCCTCAGCCCGTCGTTCTACCGTTGCCCTCTAGAGTTGGCCTATGACCGTTTCTCCCAACCCTGCCCCCTACGCATCCCTCAGCGTTGAGGCCCTGGCCCAGCGTCTAGCCGAGGCCGACGATGCAGTGCAGCTAATCGACGTCCGCGAACCCAGCGAACTTGAACTGGCCAGCCTGCCCGGTTTTGCTAATCTGCCCCTGAGCGAGTTTGCCGAGTGGTCAGAGACTATTCACAGCCGCTTTGAGCGCGATCGCGACACTATCGTGCTCTGCCACCACGGCATTCGCTCGGCCCAGATGTGCGGCTGGCTAGCCCAGCAAGGCTTTACCCAGCTCAAGAATGTGACCGGCGGCATCGATGCCTATGCCCTGCTGGTCGATCGCGCCGTGCCCCGCTACTAGCCTGCTGTTTGGGTTCTTTCCCCTTGCCCCCATGGTGACGACTTTTCTGCGATCGCTGCTCCCTGAACCGCCGACGGTGGCCAGTTTGAAGACCCTGGCCCAAGGAGCCGATCGCCAGATCGCGGCCCGGCGGGCGGGGTTGCCGCTGGTCACGCCGCGCCGCGATATCCCCATGAACTATCGGGTGTGGGGACTCAAGTTTGGCAGCCAAGACAATGAGGTGCTGACCTCGGTAGGGTCGATCGCCGACCGGTTTCAGCGCGACGGCATCGACGGTCGCCTGCTGATTTTGGGCGAGGCGGGCGTCGGCAAAACCCACACCCTGCTGGCGGTAGGCGAACTACTGGCGAAGCGCAGCGGGCCGGTGCCGGTGCTGGTGGATGTCTCAGCCTGGACTGGAGAAACCATGCGCGATT
This window harbors:
- the pstA gene encoding phosphate ABC transporter permease PstA, with protein sequence MTPLSSQAKPLDTGWDIEEKQVLNALGRRQGIDQGFSLLALSAVIFSLFVLVVLLADVLIDGVPVLSWNFLTSFPSRKAETAGIVSALVGTIWVMVLVALVTFPIGVGAGIFLEEFVPDSWLARAIEINISNLAGVPSIIYGLLGLQVFVRILFPITQGRTVLAGALTLALLVLPIVIIATREALRAIPGSLRQAGFALGATRWQVIRSHIFPLALPGILTGVILALSRAIGETAPLITIGALTYIPFLPELSLRGLQSPFTVLPIQIFNWVSRPQADFHALAAGAIIVLMVILLLMNATAIYLRNRFQK
- the pstB gene encoding phosphate ABC transporter ATP-binding protein PstB, which codes for MTSQSVSPVATEAALRAKNVSVYYGSTLAVRDINLDIFKNEITAFIGPSGCGKSTLLRCFNRTNDLIRGARVEGKAMFHGTDLYAKDIDPVYVRRRIGMVFQKPNPFTKSIYENIAFAARINGYKGDMDELVENSLRRAALWDEVKDKLKQSGLSLSGGQQQRLCIARTIAIEPEVILMDEPCSALDPISTLQIEELMKELETRYTIVIVTHNMQQASRISDKTAFFNAEATESGNKVGYLVEYGDTEKIFNEPSEQATQDYVSGRFG
- the speA gene encoding biosynthetic arginine decarboxylase — encoded protein: MNMAQQPPLPSSPLSPSPSRRLHRATLENMLQSSEAVTPPWTIEDSEELYRIHSWGEPYFSINADGHLTVSPRGDRGGSLDLLELVEAIKQRNLNLPLLIRFSDILEDRIERINACFAKAIARYKYSGVYRGVFPVKCNQQRQLLEDVVRYGKPYQFGLEAGSKPELLIALATLDTPGALLICNGYKDKDYIETAMLGQRLGQQPIIVIEQMNELEIAIEASQRLNIRPVLGLRAKLSTKGSGRWGISAGDRAKFGLTVPEILAVVDRLRHANMLDCLQLLHFHIGSQISAISVVKEALREASRIYVELAELGAGMRYLDVGGGLAVDYDGSKTTFYASKNYSTQNYANDVVAEVQEACRIKGIAVPTLVSESGRALVSHQSVLVFDVLGSSDAPSHEEVEMPGDDDHVILRELYEIYQNLTPNTVQELYNDAVQFKEEAISLFNFGYLSLSARARAERLFWACCRKALSVVSDADYIPEDIEELHQSMASIYYINLSVFQSMPDTWAIEQLFPILPIHRLDEEPSCRGTLADLTCDSDGKITTFIDLRDVKHVLELHSLKPDQPYYLGMFLGGAYQEIMGNLHNLFGDTNAVHIHMTPKGYQVEQVVKGDTMTEVLGYVQYDAEDMIENIRKRSERALQDSQITLEESQLLIQHYERSLSQYTYLT
- the secA gene encoding preprotein translocase subunit SecA — encoded protein: MLKNLLGDPNARKLKKYRPDVVEINLLEEEIQQLSDEALTAKTAEFKQRIEKGESLDDLLPEAFAVVREASKRVLGMRHFDVQLIGGMVLHDGQIAEMKTGEGKTLVATLPSYLNALSGKGAHVVTVNDYLARRDAEWMGQIHRFLGLSVGLIQQGMSPAERKLNYGCDITYGTNSEFGFDYLRDNMATAMEDVVQRPFNYCVIDEVDSILVDEARTPLIISGQVDRPGEKYNRAAEISRELHAEEHYEVDEKAHNVLLTDEGFIKAEELLGVQDLFDPKDPWAHYIFNAIKAKELFAKDVKYIVRNDEVIIVDEFTGRVMPGRRWSDGLHQAIEAKEHVEIQPETQTLASITYQNFFLLYPKLSGMTGTAKTEEAEFERIYKLEVTIIPTNRIAARRDLSDVVYKNEEAKWKAVAEECAEMHEAGRPVLVGTTSVEKSEVLSTLLNERGVPHNLLNAKPENVERESEIVAQAGRSGAVTIATNMAGRGTDIILGGNADYMARLKVREYLMPRIVKPEDEDEFSVTAVPGTKGRAPAQGFAPGKKVKTWKASPDIFPIELSADTINELKATVDFAVTTYGDRSLTELQAEDKLAVAAEKAPTDDPVIQKLRDVYNRIRHEYEALTSAEHELVIQRGGLHVIGTERHESRRIDNQLRGRAGRQGDPGSTKFFLSLQDNLLRIFGGDRVAGLMNAFRVEEDMPIESGMLTRSLEGAQKKVETYYYDIRKQVFEYDEVMNNQRRAIYAERRRVLEGNELKEMVIGYAEQTMDDIVNAYINPELPPEEWKLPEMVGKVKEFVYLLSDLTPEQLEDLSVGEIRTFLHEQARIAYDIKEAQVDQVKPGLMREAERFFILQQIDSLWRDHLQQMDALRETVGLRGYGQKDPLIEYKSEGYEVFLDMMTGIRRNVVYTLFQFQPQPQPQVKASQQVG
- a CDS encoding MarR family winged helix-turn-helix transcriptional regulator, whose amino-acid sequence is MFSSSPNADFLNQWRFALAPYNLGYKVKLVSQLMYRDFLERLEPYGLTPFHYLVLCCLWEEDGLSTSGIADKLKQLGATLTGVVDRMEDRHLVYRERDPSDRRIIRIWLTDEGRKLMDILPAVGAETIQRATTGVSEADQAAVTQLLEQIIHNLT
- the psaC gene encoding photosystem I iron-sulfur center protein PsaC; translation: MSHSVKIYDTCIGCTQCVRACPTDVLEMVPWDGCKAGQIASSPRTEDCVGCKRCETACPTDFLSIRVYLGAETTRSMGLAY
- a CDS encoding aspartate/glutamate racemase family protein: MPTPPMKTIGLIGGMSWESTLEYYRLLNRATQVQCGGLHSAKIIMFSVDFADLVTLQHQGDWAEISSILVEAAQKLQMAGASMVLICTNTMHRVADAIEARISIPLLHIADVTAACVKAQSLQRIGLLGTRFTMEQDFYRDRLSSHHLDVLVPDAAGREAVHQIIYDELCQGQFTPTSRETVLALCEQLVHAGAEGVILGCTELELLVGDAMATVPLFPTTRIHAEAAVALALGSVET
- a CDS encoding rhodanese-like domain-containing protein, which gives rise to MTVSPNPAPYASLSVEALAQRLAEADDAVQLIDVREPSELELASLPGFANLPLSEFAEWSETIHSRFERDRDTIVLCHHGIRSAQMCGWLAQQGFTQLKNVTGGIDAYALLVDRAVPRY